Part of the Bacillus sp. THAF10 genome is shown below.
TCAATATTAAATTGAAAATAATTCTCATTATCATTGACGCACTTTTTATTATCTTCTAAACTGTTAATAGACATAGAATAGGATGGTAATAACAGTGAGTAGAATGGTAGATTGGAAAACAATCGTAAAATTTATAGTAGTGACTTTACTGCTCCTCCTGTTAATGGGGATGAGCATTGTTTTAGGGTATACCGATACAACAGTAAAGCTAGCTTATGAAGCGTTCACTTCCTTTAATGGAAGTAACGAGCATATCATCATCGAATCGGTTCGTTTGCCAAGGGCGTTAATTGCGGCATGTGTCGGCGCATCTCTCGCGATGGCGGGTGTGTTTATGCAGACCTTGACGAAGAACCCGTTGGCGTCCCCTGGAATTTTGGGAATTAATGCAGGGGCAAGCTTTGCGGTAGTGTTTGTGATTTCCTTCTTTAAGGTGGCAAACTTGAGTATTTTCACATGGGTATCCTTTTTAGGAGCAGCAGTTGCTGCATTGGCTGTTTATTTTATTGGTGGTATCGGAAAGCATGAATTAACACCGATGAAAATAACCCTTGCCGGAGCGGCGATTACCGCCCTTTTTTCTTCTTTTACGCAAGGAATATTGGTCACAAATGAAGCCGCACTGGATGAGGTCTTGTTCTGGTTATCTGGATCGATCCAAGGGAGAAAGCTGGAAGTATTGGCATCTGTTTTTCCTTATTTGTTAGGGGGATGGGTGTTGGCGCTACTTTTAACCCCAGTGATGAATGTGTTGGCCATGGGAGATGATGTCGCCAAAGGACTTGGGGTCAAGGTTGGCTTGCTAAAACTGATGGTAGGTGTTCTTGTGATTTTACTTGCTGGTGGGTCGGTTGCCGTTGCAGGACCTATTGGATTCATCGGCATTGTCATTCCCCATATAGCAAGACGTATTATTGGTACGGATCATCGATGGCTCGTGCCTTTTGCAGGGTTGCTTGGGGGCGTTCTTCTCTTGGCAGCAGACATAGGGGCAAGGTATATCGTCATGCCGCAAGAGGTTCCAGTAGGGGTGATGACCGCACTTATCGGGACACCGTACTTTATTTACATAGCAAGGAAGGGGTTTAACAGAGGATGAAGGGATATCGCAGCTTTCGAATTGGTAAGAACAAGGTATCCCTGCTTTTAGATAAAAATGCACTATTAAAACTTGGCATACTTGTTATTATCACGTGTATTGTTTTTATTGTGAGTGTTGGGTTAGGAGACCTTCGCATCCACCCATTTACAGTTATTAGCTTGTTCTTTGGAGGCGGGTCAGAGCTTGAGCAGCTCGTTGTTTTTCAGTTTAGGTTACCGAGAATCATCGCCTCTGTTTTAGTCGGAATGGCATTAGCGGTGGCAGGGGGAATTCTGCAAGGCATGATTCGAAATAGCCTCGCTGCCCCAGACACCATCGGGGTAACTGCAGGTGCTGCAATGGCCGTTGTGGCATTTCTTTGGTTGTTTAGTGATGATAATTACTCGTTAATCGTGAGCATTAAATGGCTGC
Proteins encoded:
- a CDS encoding iron ABC transporter permease, whose translation is MVDWKTIVKFIVVTLLLLLLMGMSIVLGYTDTTVKLAYEAFTSFNGSNEHIIIESVRLPRALIAACVGASLAMAGVFMQTLTKNPLASPGILGINAGASFAVVFVISFFKVANLSIFTWVSFLGAAVAALAVYFIGGIGKHELTPMKITLAGAAITALFSSFTQGILVTNEAALDEVLFWLSGSIQGRKLEVLASVFPYLLGGWVLALLLTPVMNVLAMGDDVAKGLGVKVGLLKLMVGVLVILLAGGSVAVAGPIGFIGIVIPHIARRIIGTDHRWLVPFAGLLGGVLLLAADIGARYIVMPQEVPVGVMTALIGTPYFIYIARKGFNRG